In a single window of the Roseofilum reptotaenium CS-1145 genome:
- a CDS encoding phage tail protein, which translates to MEYLTQARFYFEVKGITTLQLQKVSGLSMSIEPAAEGQAIYAGKNVSAGTQITPSHVSYENMTLEFVTTVENDALINWYTNSHPSSMTGGTTTAVEEAGEASLIIYKQNGQEGARYNITDAVPAKYTTTQASADSTDLFKETIEISHTGIRKVPTEGTRIAPLPTT; encoded by the coding sequence ATGGAGTATTTGACCCAAGCCCGGTTTTATTTTGAAGTGAAAGGCATTACGACCCTACAATTACAAAAAGTCAGTGGCCTTTCCATGAGCATTGAACCCGCAGCCGAAGGACAAGCTATTTATGCGGGTAAGAATGTGTCTGCTGGAACCCAAATTACACCATCTCATGTATCCTATGAGAATATGACCTTAGAGTTTGTCACAACCGTAGAAAATGATGCTCTAATTAACTGGTACACAAATTCCCATCCCTCATCGATGACTGGGGGTACAACCACGGCTGTTGAAGAGGCTGGAGAGGCTTCTTTAATCATCTATAAGCAGAATGGCCAAGAAGGAGCAAGGTACAATATTACGGATGCTGTTCCCGCTAAATATACGACGACTCAGGCGAGTGCGGACAGTACGGATTTATTCAAGGAAACGATAGAAATTAGCCATACTGGGATTAGAAAAGTACCCACGGAAGGGACGCGGATTGCACCATTACCAACAACATAA
- a CDS encoding phage tail protein, with protein MLPRFPNINLSRQPGRQYSNISSRFSSRGKDAFEIQRNLAEILTACRFYVELTLDGSKDGVDGLFMECKGFKVAQEVVEFTEVFPEPWGKAKRGMLYTSKLPGAKTTIDNISLRRGLSGSETLWNWLNAVQEGNWEKQRRNGSITVYRQNGNMGALFQFENAWPISYSVTDNAASSSELACEELEIACEVFKRVSPP; from the coding sequence ATGCTACCTCGTTTTCCCAATATTAATCTATCTCGCCAACCCGGTAGACAATACTCTAATATCTCTTCCAGGTTTTCTAGTCGGGGGAAAGATGCATTTGAAATTCAACGGAATTTGGCTGAAATCCTGACTGCGTGCCGGTTTTATGTAGAATTAACCTTAGATGGATCGAAAGATGGAGTCGATGGGTTATTCATGGAGTGCAAGGGATTTAAGGTGGCTCAAGAGGTGGTTGAGTTTACTGAGGTTTTTCCAGAACCTTGGGGCAAAGCCAAGCGAGGAATGCTGTATACGTCTAAACTCCCTGGTGCTAAGACAACCATTGATAATATTAGTCTCCGGCGAGGGTTAAGTGGCTCGGAAACCCTCTGGAATTGGTTGAATGCGGTGCAAGAGGGCAATTGGGAAAAACAGCGACGCAATGGTTCCATTACTGTTTATCGTCAGAATGGTAATATGGGCGCTTTATTTCAGTTTGAAAATGCTTGGCCCATTAGTTATAGTGTTACGGATAATGCGGCTTCAAGTTCCGAGTTGGCTTGCGAAGAGTTGGAAATAGCCTGTGAGGTGTTCAAGCGGGTTTCTCCTCCGTAG
- a CDS encoding phage tail protein → MAAPVYTTTANRFYLNFEGLENLEIKSMAALTYEGKVTGGDKPIHCGKQGAGRHTTIAGYETNPSMTIEVYVNDDTQGAAARLFEWFLDVMPKDEGGNGNWANSRKSGSIIVFDPSNAEVLRWNLDRAWIKKYSVSDVDATSGELVMETYEFVAERITKVVSMSQAA, encoded by the coding sequence ATGGCAGCTCCAGTTTATACAACTACAGCCAACCGATTTTATCTAAACTTTGAAGGTTTAGAAAACTTAGAAATAAAAAGTATGGCTGCTCTGACCTATGAAGGTAAGGTAACCGGTGGAGATAAACCCATTCACTGTGGTAAACAGGGTGCAGGAAGACATACCACGATCGCCGGCTATGAAACCAACCCTTCTATGACTATTGAAGTTTATGTGAATGACGATACCCAAGGAGCAGCGGCGCGACTATTTGAATGGTTTTTAGACGTGATGCCGAAAGATGAAGGGGGAAATGGAAATTGGGCGAACAGTCGTAAATCGGGTTCAATAATAGTCTTCGATCCAAGTAATGCTGAAGTCCTGCGATGGAATCTAGACCGAGCTTGGATCAAAAAATATTCGGTTTCTGATGTCGATGCCACTTCTGGGGAATTAGTCATGGAAACCTATGAGTTTGTGGCCGAGAGAATCACCAAAGTGGTCTCTATGTCACAAGCCGCTTAG